From the Lathyrus oleraceus cultivar Zhongwan6 chromosome 4, CAAS_Psat_ZW6_1.0, whole genome shotgun sequence genome, one window contains:
- the LOC127136546 gene encoding uncharacterized protein LOC127136546 produces MKRNLQHLVSINELETALSTYKSISSDAPGQIIWSVAENYHFEPALIEGKKLIADIGKMMSVQVIVEGSMNSSNPYFSSSWRRSFTGGFILDMGVHFIAGLRMLVRCEVVSVSAMTSHVDLILPPPDNLSSVFHLENGCSGVFVMVVSSRSPKILWRVVGTNETLQIERGFQGQHGYLVSLYDANGQCKSSFFPFSGVTEELKAFFNDVSENTLKKGSQFVPEHRLSFVEGARDVALLEAMLESGSRQGKQVQVKKF; encoded by the exons ATGAAGAGAAACCTGCAGCATCTTGTAA GTATAAATGAGCTGGAAACTGCATTATCTACGTACAAATCGATTTCTTCTGATGCTCCTGGCCAAATAATTTGGTCTGTGGCTGAAAATTATCATTTTGAACCCGCCTTAATTGAG GGCAAGAAGCTAATTGCTGACATTGGCAAAATGATGAGTGTCCAAGTTATTGTAGAAGGATCAATGAACAGTTCAAACCCATACTTTTCAAGTTCTTGGAGACGCAGTTTTACT GGAGGCTTTATTCTCGATATGGGTGTGCATTTCATTGCGGGGTTAAGAATG CTTGTTAGGTGTGAGGTAGTTTCAGTTTCAGCTATGACATCGCATGTGGATTTGATCTTACCACCACCAGATAATTTATCATCTGTCTT TCATTTGGAGAATGGATGCTCAGGAGTATTTGTAATGGTTGTCTCCTCCAGATCCCCCAAG ATCTTGTGGCGAGTTGTTGGCACGAATGAAACCCTTCAAATTGAGCGAGGATTCCAAGGACAACACGGATACCTG GTTTCATTATATGATGCTAATGGACAATGCAAAAGCTCATTTTTCCCATTCAGTGGAGTAACTGAAGAATTAAAAGCTTTTTTTAATGATGTTTCTGAAAACACCCTCAAG AAGGGTAGTCAGTTCGTACCCGAGCACCGCCTCTCTTTTGTCGAGGGTGCGAGAGACGTTGCTCTTTTAGAGGCAATGCTTGAATCTGGATCAAGGCAGGGCAAGCAAGTTCAAGTGAAAAAGTTTTGA